A window of the Coturnix japonica isolate 7356 chromosome 12, Coturnix japonica 2.1, whole genome shotgun sequence genome harbors these coding sequences:
- the LMOD3 gene encoding leiomodin-3, with the protein MSELSQTSDEDVSPEDINEDEILANLSPEELKELQSEMEVMAPDPELPTGMIQKDQTEKPPTGSFDHRSLVDYLYWQKASRRMLEDERVPVTLLPSERITAEEMGDGGGPGDAGTRRGPETDGKERQYKNESVSHAVTQPGEMNRDGSSEEGEDEEEEEEEGEEEEDESESETKETCVNENHHNDQTSKQPGTESGETTEKSDENEKKISKLNIPKKLALDTSFMKLSARPSGNQTNLEESLEKVRKNNPEMKELNLNNIENIPKEMLIDFVNAMKKNKNIKTFSLANVGADDNVAFALANMLRENRSITTLNIDSNFISGKGVVAIMRCLQYNEVLTEFRFHNQRNMLGHQAEMEIARLLKANNTLLKMGYHFELPGPRMVVTNLLSRNLDKQRQKRQEGQRQQQMKEQRELITMLENGLGLPPGMWEMLGGPLPQPRPQEAPPAPKPPIPTSAPQGWGKESMQPAAPDQPRGAEPSFRVIKLKKIQRKPAVPKYVEPTEKTNLKDVIKTLKPIPRRRPPPLVEITPRDQLLNDIRQSNVAYLKPVPLPKQLE; encoded by the exons ATGTCTGAACTCAGCCAAACGTCTGACGAAGACGTGTCCCCTGAAGACATCAATGAAGACGAAATCCTGGCCAACCTCTCCCCTgaggagctgaaggagctgcagagcgAGATGGAGGTGATGGCCCCTGACCCTGAGCTCCCCACAGGGATGATACAGAAGGATCAGACAGAGAAGCCCCCAACAGGCAGCTTTGACCACCGCTCCCTGGTGGACTACCTGTACTGGCAAAAGGCGTCCCGGCGCATGCTTGAAGATGAGAGAGTTCCCGTCACCCTCCTGCCATCTGAG AGAATTACTGCAGAGGAGATGGGAGATGGTGGTGGCCCCGGTGACGCAGGTACCAGGAGAGGGCCAGAAACTGATGGGAAAGAGCGGCAGTACAAAAATGAGAGTGTGTCACATGCAGTAACACAGCCTGGGGAGATGAACAGAGATGGAAGCAGTGAGGAGGGagaggatgaagaggaggaagaggaggaaggtgaagaggaagaagatgagaGTGAGTCAGAAACGAAGGAAACCTGTGTTAATGAAAACCATCACAATGATCAAACAAGCAAGCAACCAGGTACGGAATCAGGGGAAACCACAGAAAAgtcagatgaaaatgaaaagaaaatctcaaaaTTGAACATCCCCAAAAAGTTAGCATTGGATACCAGCTTCATGAAGCTCAGTGCCAGACCATCAGGAAATCAAACCAACTTAGAAGAGAGCTTGGAGAAAGTCCGAAAAAACAATCCGGAGATGAAGGAGCTCAACCTGAACAACATAGAGAACATCCCCAAAGAAATGCTGATAGACTTTGTCAATGCAATGAAGAAGAATAAGAACATAAAAACGTTCAGTTTGGCCAACGTGGGAGCCGATGACAATGTTGCATTTGCACTGGCCAATATGCTGCGTGAGAACAGAAGCATCACCACGCTCAACATTGACTCCAACTTCATCTCTGGGAAGGGTGTTGTGGCCATCATGAGGTGCCTGCAGTACAACGAGGTGCTGACAGAGTTCCGCTTTCACAACCAGAGGAACATGCTGGGCCACCAGGCTGAGATGGAGATTGCCAGGCTACTGAAGGCCAACAACACCCTGCTGAAAATGGGCTACCACTTTGAGCTGCCGGGGCCCAGGATGGTGGTGACCAACCTGCTGAGCAGGAACCTGGATAAGCAGAGGCAGAAGAGGCAGGAGgggcaaaggcagcagcaaatgaaagagcagagagagctgATCACCATGCTGGAGAATGGACTGGGCTTGCCACCTGGGATGTGGGAGATGCTGGGGGGGCCACTGCCTCAGCCCAGGCCTCAGGAAGCTCCCCCAGCACCCAAAccacccatccccacctcaGCACCTCAGGGATGGGGGAAGGAAAGCATGCAGCCCGCAGCCCCTGATCAGCCACGTGGGGCTGAGCCCAGCTTCAGGGTGATCAAGCTGAAGAAGATCCAACGCAAACCTGCTGTGCCCAAGTATGTGGAGCCCACTGAGAAAACCAACCTCAAGGACGTGATCAAGACCCTGAAGCCAATCCCCAGGAGAAGGCCCCCTCCTCTTGTCGAGATAACACCACGAGATCAACTACTGAATGACATTCGTCAGAGCAACGTTGCGTACCTGAAACCG GTGCCATTACCAAAGCAGCTGGAGTGA
- the FRMD4B gene encoding FERM domain-containing protein 4B isoform X4, with protein sequence METAHEWGTTFKENLAAEAEADADELDCDENTRKDLKTLPVFPTKTLQEHPSLAYCEDRVIEHYTQIKGLTRGQAIVQYMRVVEALPTYGVHYYGVKDKQGIPWWLGISYKGIGQYDLQDKVKPRKLFQWKQLENLYFREKKFAVEVHDPRRISVSRRTFGQSGLVVQTWYANTSLIKSIWVMAISQHQFYLDRKQSKAKIPSARSLDDIAMDLTEMGTPKVSKLVTLEAKNQLIMASNGSLISSGSQDSEVSEEQKKEKIMELKKKEKLLQEKLLQKVEELKKICLREAELTGKMPKEYPLSAGEEPPQVRRRVGTAFKLDDNLLPTEEDPALQELESNFIIQQKLVEAAKKLASEPDLCKNVKKKRKQEYADAVKKLQEIENAINEYRIKSGKKPTQKSTLTLPDDIIPSESSSLSDTTTYDDGSESLSVPAQRTSSAQLSPRLLPPKSLGLERVHLRKSSMNEQLLESRHSRDPLSTHSSPYRTLERAAPSHGGRSMPTTPVLTRNAYSSSHLQPDVSPHHCRQRSGSLESQTHLLSEVPAEKTAFSLTKSQRSSSTEILDDGSSYTSQSSTEYYCVTPTPKPYYTTQTLDNRTRGRRRSKKQHISAAGSGSMPNLAQKDVRNGVYHKSQEQPSSSYYISGYSPYTESDVYYNGGYVYESDTEGQYSVNPSYRSSAHYGYDRYREFRSYNEDEVDRVPHNPYATLRLPRKQVAKTEHITKNIHKALVAEHLRGWYQRASSQKEQGHCLQAGFESDRGSQRSLGFAGLQVPCSPSSRVSSFSSASSANTAGNWRNPLTLGLSDYDTLSHSSLASCYGNAYGNLPLQSRAQPPTSARLAAACSLPGCRGFPEDCRETRIPLGRYRNACRTLASPALWFRSAPLLAHQPSPRRTAVACPRSGTDAAMSQCPHAKHSQL encoded by the exons GTACATGAGAGTGGTAGAAGCTTTGCCAACATATGGAGTCCATTACTATGGAGTAAAG GATAAACAAGGAATCCCTTGGTGGCTTGGAATAAGTTACAAAGGGATAGGCCAGTACGACTTACAAGACAAAGTTAAGCCCAGAAAA CTATTCCAAtggaaacagctggaaaacCTCTATTTCCGTGAGAAGAAGTTTGCTGTGGAAGTGCACGATCCCCGCAG GATTTCAGTGTCAAGAAGGACCTTTGGTCAGAGCGGGCTGGTAGTGCAAACCTGGTATGCAAACACTTCCCTGATCAAATCCATCTGGGTAATGGCCATCAGTCAACACCAGTTCTACttggacagaaaacaaagcaaa GCAAAAATTCCTTCAGCCAGAAGTTTGGATGATATCGCCATGGATTTGACAGAGATGGGAACACCAAAGGTTTCAAAGCTAGTGACTCTGGAGGCAAAAAATCAGCTGATTATGGCCAGCAATGGCAGCTTAATCTCATCAG gCTCTCAGGATTCAGAGGTCAGCGAAGAacaaaagaaggagaaaattatggagctaaagaaaaaagagaaactcCTTCAGGAAAAACTACTCCAGAAAgttgaagaactgaagaaaatctgcCTGCGTGAGGCG GAGCTGACAGGCAAGATGCCAAAGGAGTATCCTCTGAGCGCTGGAGAGGAACCTCCCCAGGTCAGAAGACGTGTCGGCACAGCCTTCAAGCTGGATGACAACCTGCTCCCCACTGAGGAG GATCCTGCTTTGCAGGAACTGGAGAGCAATTTTATCATACAGCAGAAGCTGGTAGAAGCTGCAAAGAAACTTGCCAGCGAGCCAGACCTCTGCAAAAAcgtgaagaagaaaagaaaacaggagtaTGCTGATGCTGTCAAAAAGCTTCAAGAGATCGAAAACGCCATTAATGAGTATCGCATCAAATCTGGGAAGAAGCCAACCCAGAAATCAACTCTTACTCTGCCAG ATGATATAATTCCATCCGAGAGCAGCTCTCTCTCTGATACAACAACCTATGATGACG GCAGTGAATCCCTCAGTGTGCCAGCACAACGAACCAGTTCTGCACAGCTTTCCCCAAGGCTGCTTCCACCAAAGTCTCTTGGGCTGGAGAGAGTTCATCTCAGAAAGTCATCCATGAACGAGCAGCTCTTGGAATCAAGGCATTCCAG GGACCCACTTTCCACTCACAGCAGTCCTTACCGCACCCTGGAAcgagcagccccatcccatggAGGAAGAAGCATGCCTACAACACCTGTGCTCACGCGCAATGCCTACAGTAGCAGCCACTTACA GCCAGATGTTTCCCCACACCACTGTAGGCAGCGCAGTGGCAGCCTGGAGTCCCAGACCCACCTGCTGTCCGAGGTTCCTGCTGAGAAGACTGCCTTCTCCCTCACAAAGTcccagagaagcagcagcactgagatccTTGATGATGGGTCATCCTACACCAGCCAGTCGAGCACCGAATATTACTGTGTGACACCTACACCCAAACCATATTACACTACTCAGACTCTTGACAACAGGACCAGGGGACGAAGACGGTCAAAGAAACAGCACATTTCTGCTGCAGGTTCAGGAAGTATGCCAAATCTTGCCCAGAAGGACGTCCGGAATGGTGTCTATCACAAAAGCCAGGAGCAGCCTTCCTCCAGCTACTATATATCTGGATATTCCCCATACACTGAATCTGATGTTTATTACAACGGAGGATACGTTTATGAGAGCGATACAGAGGGACAGTACAGTGTCAATCCTTCGTATCGCTCATCGGCGCATTATGGATACGACCGTTACAGGGAATTCAGGTCTTACAATGAGGACGAAGTGGACAGAGTACCACACAACCCATACGCAACCCTACGGCTTCCAAGGAAGCAAGTTGCTAAAACGGAGCATATAACCAAAAACATTCACAAGGCCTTAGTAGCAGAGCATCTCCGTGGTTGGTACCAACGTGCCTCCAGTCAAAAGGAGCAGGGTCATTGCCTGCAGGCAGGCTTTGAGTCTGACAGAGGGTCTCAAAGGAGTTTGGGCTTTGCTGGTCTGCAGGTGCCATGCTCTCCCAGCAGTCGGGTGTCATCTTTCTCTTCGG catcttctgcaaacactgctggGAACTGGCGGAACCCACTCACACTGGGACTTTCAGATTATGATACGTTATCTCATTCTTCTCTTGCCAGCTGTTATGGAAATGCTTATGGCAACCTtcctctgcagagcag agctcagccacCAACCTCGGCACgacttgctgctgcttgcagcctcCCTGGGTGCAGGGGCTTTCCTGAGGACTGCAGGGAGACCAGGATCCCACTGGGGCGTTACAGAAATGCATGCAGGACTCTTGCTTCTCCTGCTTTGTGGTTTCGCTCTGCCCCGCTGCTTGCACATCAGCCATCACCCAGGAGAACAGCAGTTGCCTGTCCCAGAAGTGGCACAGATGCTGCCATGTCTCAGTGCCCCCATGCTAAGCACAGCCAACTGTAG
- the FRMD4B gene encoding FERM domain-containing protein 4B isoform X5, with protein sequence MRVVEALPTYGVHYYGVKDKQGIPWWLGISYKGIGQYDLQDKVKPRKLFQWKQLENLYFREKKFAVEVHDPRRISVSRRTFGQSGLVVQTWYANTSLIKSIWVMAISQHQFYLDRKQSKAKIPSARSLDDIAMDLTEMGTPKVSKLVTLEAKNQLIMASNGSLISSGSQDSEVSEEQKKEKIMELKKKEKLLQEKLLQKVEELKKICLREAELTGKMPKEYPLSAGEEPPQVRRRVGTAFKLDDNLLPTEEDPALQELESNFIIQQKLVEAAKKLASEPDLCKNVKKKRKQEYADAVKKLQEIENAINEYRIKSGKKPTQKSTLTLPDDIIPSESSSLSDTTTYDDGSESLSVPAQRTSSAQLSPRLLPPKSLGLERVHLRKSSMNEQLLESRHSRDPLSTHSSPYRTLERAAPSHGGRSMPTTPVLTRNAYSSSHLQPDVSPHHCRQRSGSLESQTHLLSEVPAEKTAFSLTKSQRSSSTEILDDGSSYTSQSSTEYYCVTPTPKPYYTTQTLDNRTRGRRRSKKQHISAAGSGSMPNLAQKDVRNGVYHKSQEQPSSSYYISGYSPYTESDVYYNGGYVYESDTEGQYSVNPSYRSSAHYGYDRYREFRSYNEDEVDRVPHNPYATLRLPRKQVAKTEHITKNIHKALVAEHLRGWYQRASSQKEQGHCLQAGFESDRGSQRSLGFAGLQVPCSPSSRVSSFSSASSANTAGNWRNPLTLGLSDYDTLSHSSLASCYGNAYGNLPLQSRAQPPTSARLAAACSLPGCRGFPEDCRETRIPLGRYRNACRTLASPALWFRSAPLLAHQPSPRRTAVACPRSGTDAAMSQCPHAKHSQL encoded by the exons ATGAGAGTGGTAGAAGCTTTGCCAACATATGGAGTCCATTACTATGGAGTAAAG GATAAACAAGGAATCCCTTGGTGGCTTGGAATAAGTTACAAAGGGATAGGCCAGTACGACTTACAAGACAAAGTTAAGCCCAGAAAA CTATTCCAAtggaaacagctggaaaacCTCTATTTCCGTGAGAAGAAGTTTGCTGTGGAAGTGCACGATCCCCGCAG GATTTCAGTGTCAAGAAGGACCTTTGGTCAGAGCGGGCTGGTAGTGCAAACCTGGTATGCAAACACTTCCCTGATCAAATCCATCTGGGTAATGGCCATCAGTCAACACCAGTTCTACttggacagaaaacaaagcaaa GCAAAAATTCCTTCAGCCAGAAGTTTGGATGATATCGCCATGGATTTGACAGAGATGGGAACACCAAAGGTTTCAAAGCTAGTGACTCTGGAGGCAAAAAATCAGCTGATTATGGCCAGCAATGGCAGCTTAATCTCATCAG gCTCTCAGGATTCAGAGGTCAGCGAAGAacaaaagaaggagaaaattatggagctaaagaaaaaagagaaactcCTTCAGGAAAAACTACTCCAGAAAgttgaagaactgaagaaaatctgcCTGCGTGAGGCG GAGCTGACAGGCAAGATGCCAAAGGAGTATCCTCTGAGCGCTGGAGAGGAACCTCCCCAGGTCAGAAGACGTGTCGGCACAGCCTTCAAGCTGGATGACAACCTGCTCCCCACTGAGGAG GATCCTGCTTTGCAGGAACTGGAGAGCAATTTTATCATACAGCAGAAGCTGGTAGAAGCTGCAAAGAAACTTGCCAGCGAGCCAGACCTCTGCAAAAAcgtgaagaagaaaagaaaacaggagtaTGCTGATGCTGTCAAAAAGCTTCAAGAGATCGAAAACGCCATTAATGAGTATCGCATCAAATCTGGGAAGAAGCCAACCCAGAAATCAACTCTTACTCTGCCAG ATGATATAATTCCATCCGAGAGCAGCTCTCTCTCTGATACAACAACCTATGATGACG GCAGTGAATCCCTCAGTGTGCCAGCACAACGAACCAGTTCTGCACAGCTTTCCCCAAGGCTGCTTCCACCAAAGTCTCTTGGGCTGGAGAGAGTTCATCTCAGAAAGTCATCCATGAACGAGCAGCTCTTGGAATCAAGGCATTCCAG GGACCCACTTTCCACTCACAGCAGTCCTTACCGCACCCTGGAAcgagcagccccatcccatggAGGAAGAAGCATGCCTACAACACCTGTGCTCACGCGCAATGCCTACAGTAGCAGCCACTTACA GCCAGATGTTTCCCCACACCACTGTAGGCAGCGCAGTGGCAGCCTGGAGTCCCAGACCCACCTGCTGTCCGAGGTTCCTGCTGAGAAGACTGCCTTCTCCCTCACAAAGTcccagagaagcagcagcactgagatccTTGATGATGGGTCATCCTACACCAGCCAGTCGAGCACCGAATATTACTGTGTGACACCTACACCCAAACCATATTACACTACTCAGACTCTTGACAACAGGACCAGGGGACGAAGACGGTCAAAGAAACAGCACATTTCTGCTGCAGGTTCAGGAAGTATGCCAAATCTTGCCCAGAAGGACGTCCGGAATGGTGTCTATCACAAAAGCCAGGAGCAGCCTTCCTCCAGCTACTATATATCTGGATATTCCCCATACACTGAATCTGATGTTTATTACAACGGAGGATACGTTTATGAGAGCGATACAGAGGGACAGTACAGTGTCAATCCTTCGTATCGCTCATCGGCGCATTATGGATACGACCGTTACAGGGAATTCAGGTCTTACAATGAGGACGAAGTGGACAGAGTACCACACAACCCATACGCAACCCTACGGCTTCCAAGGAAGCAAGTTGCTAAAACGGAGCATATAACCAAAAACATTCACAAGGCCTTAGTAGCAGAGCATCTCCGTGGTTGGTACCAACGTGCCTCCAGTCAAAAGGAGCAGGGTCATTGCCTGCAGGCAGGCTTTGAGTCTGACAGAGGGTCTCAAAGGAGTTTGGGCTTTGCTGGTCTGCAGGTGCCATGCTCTCCCAGCAGTCGGGTGTCATCTTTCTCTTCGG catcttctgcaaacactgctggGAACTGGCGGAACCCACTCACACTGGGACTTTCAGATTATGATACGTTATCTCATTCTTCTCTTGCCAGCTGTTATGGAAATGCTTATGGCAACCTtcctctgcagagcag agctcagccacCAACCTCGGCACgacttgctgctgcttgcagcctcCCTGGGTGCAGGGGCTTTCCTGAGGACTGCAGGGAGACCAGGATCCCACTGGGGCGTTACAGAAATGCATGCAGGACTCTTGCTTCTCCTGCTTTGTGGTTTCGCTCTGCCCCGCTGCTTGCACATCAGCCATCACCCAGGAGAACAGCAGTTGCCTGTCCCAGAAGTGGCACAGATGCTGCCATGTCTCAGTGCCCCCATGCTAAGCACAGCCAACTGTAG